The sequence below is a genomic window from Candidatus Dormiibacterota bacterium.
TCGACATCCTCAGCGACCCGCTCCCCGCCGCGGCCTTCGACCTGGTCCACGCCCGCCACGTCATCGGCCATCTTCCGGACCGCGCCCGCGCGCTGCACCGCCTCGCCGCCAGCCTGCGCCCGGGCGGGTGGTTGCTCGTCGAGGACTTCGACTTCCGCTGGGCCGAGCTCGGCGACTGGCCCTGCGACCCGGTCGACGCCGGCCCCGTGTTCGGCCGGGTCTGGTCGGCGACCCTGGAGGTGATGCGCACCGGCACCTACGACGGCGGCTGGTCCTGGCGGGCGGCGGCCGGCCTGCGCGCGGTGGGGCTCGCCGAGGTGGCGGGCGAGGCGAGGGCGCCGATCGGCGACCGCGCCTTCACCGAGATGATGCACCTCACGATGCTGCGGTTCCGCGAGCCGGTGATCGCCGGCGGCATCCCCGAGGCCGACATCGACCGCTGCCTCGCCATGCTCGCCGACCCTGGCAGCTGCGTCACCGCGGCGCCGCTGGTGTCGGTCTGGGGGCGGCGGCCGCCCCCGGACCGAACACCTCAGCGCGCCGCCCGGAGCGCGGCGACGAACCACTCGTAGGCGGGCGTCAGCGAGGGCCCCTGCGGCCAGCCGTTGATGACGCCGATCAGGTTCCAGTAGCGCTCCACCCGCTGGTCGCTGAAGGTCTCGAGCATCCAGACCAGCTCGGCGCGATACGCGGCGTCGTCGCTCCGGTGGGCGGCGGTCGCGAACAGCCCGACCAGCTCGTCGGCGATCGCCGCCGCCCCCTCCGACTCCGGCGCGACCCCGGCGGCGATCGCCGCCTGGCCACGCTCCACCACCGCCCGCCCGGCCTCCGCGGTGGGCTTGTCGTCGTGGCTGATGCCGGAGCCGGCCCGCAGCCGGGCCCCCTCGGTGACCATCCGCCGCACCCGGGCACGGAAGTCGGCGTCGCCGACCATTCCGGCGAGCTCGACCCAGGCGTCGATCTGGGCGTCGGACGGGTCCTCCGGCAGCGTGGGCAGGCCGCTGCGCATCACCGTGGCGAAGGGGTCGTCGGGATGGTCGGCGAAGACGGAGGCGATGAAGTCCTCCATGATCCGTCCGGCCTCATCGGCGGACGTGCGGGCGAACGCGGTCATGCGATGTACCTCCTCGGGCCGGGAGTCGCGGCGGGCGATGGCCCGCAGCAGCGTCCGGCGCAGGGTGAGCTGACGGATGTGCAGGTCGATGGCGTCGGCGTGGGCGCTGGCCACCTCGGCGAGCCCGGCCCGGCGGTCGAGGACCTGGCGGATCGTCGCCAGGTCGAACCCCAGGTCGCGGAGGGTGCGGACCAGCTCGAGCCGGGCCAGCCCGGCCTGGTCGTAGCGGCGATAGCCGGACGGGCTGCGCTCGGCCTCGGGGGCGAGCCCGATGTCCGAGTAGTAGCGGACGGTCTTCACCGGGAGCCCGGTGAGCCGCGCCATCTGGCCGATCGAGATGTCCATGCCCCGACCCTGAGGCCTCCAGTGGCTGGAGAGTCAAGGCCGTCACCGCGCCGTGACAGCGAGAGGGGGGCCGCGCCGGGGGCCCTTCCCGGAAGCCTACATACTCATGAGAATGCATATTCTCATGAGTATCTGGTGCAAGGATGCCCTTACGGGGCATCTGTCCGCAACCGTGCACTCCCGGGATCCGCCCCGCTCGGATCTGGACCCGATGGAGTTCGCAGGTGCGGCCAGTCCACTAGTAGTAGTAGGCGTCGACGTCACCGGCCGGCGCCCCGACCTGCCGGGCACCGTGGTCGACGGCCTCGGCGGGGATCTCGGATCGGCGCCGGGGGAACCGGCCCCGTTGGATGTAGAACTTGAGCAGCAGGGCAAACCCCATCCGGTTCTCGCCCCGCTTGGCCTGGATGAGCGCCTGCTCGTCCGGAAGGACGGTCCAGTGCTCGATCAGCTCATCTGGATCGAGCTCTCGGCGCACCAGCCCTGCTTCGCCGGCAAAGTTCCGAGAATGCTCGGAGGCGGAACTCGGGAGCCCAGGCCTTGGGGGCGGACAATTCTCTGGAAGGCGGGCTGTCGAATCGCGAGACGAGGACCCTAGCCTCCACGGCTCACGGGGTGATCAGCACATGTGGCCACTCTTGATCCTTCTGCTGGCGAGCATGGCGGCGCTCGGTGCGTACCTAGCCGCCCATGGGTTCAGGGACGGCCGCTGGGGTGGCTACGTCGTGCTCTATGCCGCGGGCGTCGCCGGCGCGGCGACATGGGGTCAGTGGTCCGGCCTCACCCAGTCGATCCGGCTCGAGCTGGTCTTCGGCTTCGTTTTGGTAGGTGTTGCGCTCTGGGGGATGGCCCTATTCGACGTCGTTTCGCGGGCCGACGCATCACTTGGTAGTCGAGTGGGGTACATCATTTTTCTGCTACTGATCCCGCCGTACGGGGTGATCGATTGGGCTATCGATCGCACGGACGGCAGGTTGCGGGCGGAGGTCATCAGTTTGACGATTGCGACAACCGCCACTCTACTGGGATCGTTCGCCGTAAACGCTTGGTGTAGCATGCATGGGCTTCGTGCGCTCCCTCCTTTGTGATCCGAAGGCGACTCGTCGGGCCTCGTGGGCGTTCGGACAGCCATCGGGGTCTCGGTGCTCTCCGGTCTCCCCGCAGCTCTGGCGATCGAGTCCAGAGTGTGGGCAACCTGGCCGCCAGCGCGATCGCGGGCGTCCTCTGGTCCGCGATCTCGCCCGTGGTCGCCTTCGGCTACCTCGCCGGCTGGATGGCGCTTGCGCTCGGTGCTCTGGTCACCATCCGTCGCCGCACCTGATCCGAGATCCGACCCCGAATCTCATATCCGTTGGTTTTTCGGCCATTGCTACCGGGC
It includes:
- a CDS encoding class I SAM-dependent methyltransferase; its protein translation is MPRYILDQTWEREAERLDALERCGDPLTVDHLRRTGVGTGWDCLEVGAGRGSIARWLADRVGDRGTVLAVDLDTTLLEEERRPNLEVRRLDILSDPLPAAAFDLVHARHVIGHLPDRARALHRLAASLRPGGWLLVEDFDFRWAELGDWPCDPVDAGPVFGRVWSATLEVMRTGTYDGGWSWRAAAGLRAVGLAEVAGEARAPIGDRAFTEMMHLTMLRFREPVIAGGIPEADIDRCLAMLADPGSCVTAAPLVSVWGRRPPPDRTPQRAARSAATNHS
- a CDS encoding MerR family transcriptional regulator, producing the protein MDISIGQMARLTGLPVKTVRYYSDIGLAPEAERSPSGYRRYDQAGLARLELVRTLRDLGFDLATIRQVLDRRAGLAEVASAHADAIDLHIRQLTLRRTLLRAIARRDSRPEEVHRMTAFARTSADEAGRIMEDFIASVFADHPDDPFATVMRSGLPTLPEDPSDAQIDAWVELAGMVGDADFRARVRRMVTEGARLRAGSGISHDDKPTAEAGRAVVERGQAAIAAGVAPESEGAAAIADELVGLFATAAHRSDDAAYRAELVWMLETFSDQRVERYWNLIGVINGWPQGPSLTPAYEWFVAALRAAR
- a CDS encoding DUF4158 domain-containing protein gives rise to the protein MRRELDPDELIEHWTVLPDEQALIQAKRGENRMGFALLLKFYIQRGRFPRRRSEIPAEAVDHGARQVGAPAGDVDAYYY